In a genomic window of Scheffersomyces stipitis CBS 6054 chromosome 4, complete sequence:
- the ILS1 gene encoding isoleucyl-tRNA synthetase (go_function tRNA ligase activity; ATP binding~go_process tRNA aminoacylation for protein translation), producing MSEESAPQQFSFPKEEENIIELWDDLDAFQRQLELTKDLPPFAFFDGPPFATGTPHYGHLLQSTVKDIIPRYASMNGQYVDRRFGWDTHGLPVEHEIDKKLGITSKEDVYAMGIDKYNDECRAIVMRYAGEWRRTVKRMGRWIDMDNDYKTLYPTFMESVWWAFQQLFEKNAVYRGLRVMPYSTACTTPLSNFEAQQNYKDVNDPAVTIAFPLLDDPETSLVAWTTTPWTLPANIGLAVNPNFEYVKIWDETKKTHYILLEKLLSTLYKKPASAKFKIVEKIKGKDLVGLKYKPLYDNFYEEFKDRGFRVIDGEYVTDDSGTGIVHQAPSYGEEDFSVATKHGIIDENRPPPDIVDDAGKMNGKIPELKGLYFKDADKVIIKKLTEDGRILVSTQAKHSYPFCWRSDTPLMYRTVPAWFVRVGEVIPDMLKNVEQTNWVPTNVKEKRFSNWIANARDWNISRNRYWGTPIPLWVSSDFEEIVCVGSIDELKKLSGRDDITDIHRESIDSITIPSKQGKGQLKRIEEVFDCWFESGSMPYASNHYPFENKEKFLKAFPANFIAEGLDQTRGWFYTLTVLGTHLFNTAPYKNVIVTGLVLAADGKKMSKRLKNYPDPSEVLNKYGADALRLYLINSPVVKAETLKFKEEGVKEVVSSVLLPWFNSYKFLKDAVDIFKKDNGVDFKYDESLVSTNVMDRWMLASIQSLIEFIHTEMQGYRLYTVVPRLLSFIDELTNWYIRFNRRRIKGYGDNDVDDTKKGLNTLAEALLTLSRAMAPFTPYLSDNIFQRIKGYFKPETLESFAVNPDVKDIRSVHFLSYPSVRKEYFDEEIEVAVSRMQKVIELGRNIREKKMISLKTPLLELVVLHSDKNYLKDVESLKDYITDELNVRNIVITSDEAKYNVEYTAVADWPVLGKKLKGDAKKVKAALPNVTSAEVQDFVESGKITVDGIDLVREDLQVQRGLPESKTAEGKEARSQGDVLIILDVNMHPELQNEGLARELINRIQRLRKKAGLNTTDDVKVEFKLIKDTVDFHSVLLNNEELLLNCTKRPIHAFSEVAEDKIIIDEEQAINDTTFNLRLLKI from the coding sequence ATGTCTGAAGAATCCGCTCCGCAGCAATTCTCCTTTCctaaggaagaagagaacaTCATCGAGTTGTGGGATGACCTCGATGCCTTCCAGAGACAGTTGGAGTTGACCAAAGATCTTCCACCATTCGCTTTTTTTGATGGACCTCCTTTCGCCACAGGTACTCCTCACTATGGTCATCTTTTGCAGTCAACTGTCAAGGACATTATTCCCCGTTACGCTTCCATGAACGGTCAATATGTAGACAGAAGATTTGGCTGGGACACCCATGGGCTTCCTGTTGAACACGAAATCGACAAAAAGCTTGGTATCACATCTAAAGAAGATGTCTACGCTATGGGAATTGACAAGTACAACGACGAATGTCGTGCCATTGTTATGAGATACGCTGGTGAATGGCGTAGAACTGTCAAGAGAATGGGTAGATGGATCGATATGGACAATGACTACAAGACATTGTACCCAACTTTCATGGAGTCTGTATGGTGGGCATTCCAGCAGTTGTTTGAGAAGAATGCTGTCTACAGAGGATTGAGAGTTATGCCTTACTCGACCGCTTGTACGACTCCATTGTCAAACTTTGAAGCTCAGCAGAACTATAAAGATGTCAACGATCCTGCTGTCACTATTGCTTTCCCCTTATTGGATGATCCAGAGACCAGCTTGGTAGCATGGACAACCACTCCTTGGACTTTGCCAGCCAACATTGGTTTGGCTGTCAACCCCAACTTTGAATACGTCAAGATCTGGGATGAGACCAAGAAGACCCACTATattttgttggaaaagttgcTCTCAACTTTGTACAAGAAGCCAGCTTCagccaagttcaagatcgTTGAAAAGATTAAAGGTAAGGACTTGGTTGGTCTCAAGTACAAGCCATTGTACGACAACTTctatgaagaattcaaggACCGTGGATTCAGAGTTATTGACGGTGAGTACGTTACTGATGACTCTGGTACTGGAATTGTTCACCAGGCACCTTCTTATGGTGAAGAGGATTTTTCTGTCGCTACCAAACACGGCATTATTGACGAAAACAGGCCTCCTCCAGACATTGTCGACGACGCTGGTAAGATGAACGGCAAGATTCCCGAACTCAAGGGTCTTTACTTCAAGGATGCAGACAAGGTtatcatcaagaagttgactgAAGACGGTAGAATATTGGTTAGTACTCAGGCTAAGCACTCGTACCCTTTCTGTTGGAGATCAGACACTCCATTGATGTACAGAACTGTTCCAGCCTGGTTTGTCCGTGTAGGTGAAGTCATTCCAGATATGTTGAAGAACGTAGAACAGACTAACTGGGTGCCCACGAACGttaaagaaaagagattcTCCAACTGGATTGCCAATGCCAGAGATTGGAACATCTCCAGAAACCGTTACTGGGGTACTCCAATTCCATTGTGGGTTTCTAGTGACTTCGAAGAAATTGTATGTGTAGGTTCTATTGacgaattgaagaagttgtctgGTCGTGATGATATCACCGATATCCATCGTGAAAGCATCGATAGTATCACAATTCCATCTAAACAGGGCAAGGgacaattgaagagaattgaagaagtgtTTGACTGTTGGTTTGAATCTGGTTCTATGCCTTATGCTTCTAACCATTATCCATTTgaaaacaaagagaaattcttgaaagcTTTTCCAGCCAACTTCATTGCTGAAGGTTTGGACCAAACCAGAGGTTGGTTCTACACTTTGACGGTGTTAGGTACCCATTTGTTCAATACAGCTCCGTACAAGAACGTCATTGTGACTGGTCTTGTGTTGGCTGCTGATGGTAAGAAGATGTCCAAGCGTTTGAAGAACTACCCTGACCCCAGCGAAGTTTTGAACAAATATGGTGCTGATGCCTTGAGGTTgtacttgatcaactctcCAGTTGTTAAAGCAGAGACTTTGAAGTTTAAGGAAGAAGGTGtgaaagaagttgtttcGAGTGTTTTGTTGCCTTGGTTCAACTCAtacaaattcttgaaggatGCTGTAgatattttcaagaaggacAATGGTGTTGATTTCAAGTACGACGAGAGCTTGGTCTCTACCAACGTCATGGACAGGTGGATGTTGGCTTCGATTCAATCGTTGATTGAATTCATCCATACGGAAATGCAGGGTTACAGATTGTACACGGTTGTACCTAGATTGTTGTCGTTCATTGACGAGTTGACCAACTGGTACATTCGTTTCAACCGTCGTCGTATCAAAGGTTACGGTGACAATGATGTTGACGACACAAAGAAAGGACTCAACACTTTGGCTGAAGCTTTGTTGACGTTGTCGAGAGCCATGGCTCCATTTACTCCTTATTTGTCTGACAACATTTTCCAAAGAATCAAGGGCTACTTCAAGCCGGAAACTTTGGAATCGTTTGCTGTTAACCCAGACGTCAAGGACATCAGATCGGTTCACTTTTTGTCTTACCCAAGCGTGAGAAAGGAGTactttgatgaagaaatcgaagtAGCCGTTTCGAGAATGCAGAAGGTTATTGAACTAGGCAGAAACAtcagagaaaagaagatgatctCGTTGAAGACTCCTttattggaattggttGTTTTGCACTCTGACaagaactacttgaagGACGTGGAATCCTTGAAGGACTACATCACCGACGAGTTGAATGTCAGAAATATTGTCATCACTTCTGATGAAGCCAAGTATAACGTCGAATACACAGCAGTTGCTGACTGGCCAGTCTTGGGTAAAAAGTTGAAGGGTGACGCCAAGAAGGTCAAAGCTGCATTGCCGAACGTTACCTCAGCTGAAGTGCAAGACTTTGTTGAATCTGGAAAGATCACTGTTGATGGAATTGATTTGGTAAGAGAAGACTTGCAAGTCCAGCGTGGTTTGCCAGAGTCCAAGACTGCTGAAGGAAAGGAAGCCAGATCGCAAGGTGATGTTTTGATCATTTTAGATGTCAACATGCACCCAGAATTGCAGAACGAAGGTTTGGCCAGAGAATTGATCAACCGTATCCAGAGATTGCGTAAGAAGGCCGGCTTGAACACCACGGACGACGTCAAAGTTGAGTTCAAGCTCATCAAGGACACTGTGGACTTCCATTCggtgttgttgaacaacgaAGAACTCTTGCTCAACTGTACCAAGAGACCTATTCATGCCTTCTCTGAAGTTGCTGAAGACAAGATTATCatagatgaagaacaagcCATCAACGATACCACCTTTAACTTGAGATTATTGAAGATCTAA
- a CDS encoding predicted protein yields the protein LVIFPKVYQHFTGNFSELYREQYGYDFVNNADVIQYSGNSSSLSHYTINQKYKQHPVAVFDANTESEKCSEMKNTHNLQISGYDELNLNLDSMAKQLLHQLEHDESFIELRGFFKDDIKTQLRKRVLSKHFFKFAGTSVWLEDHGVHFMISRVQYSSGGSKSSPTMSLTYAQVFNEKWKELKDVELIVPSRTPNSDEPMVYKSMKFPSFLPIPFYHNVNFQDGRFYGPEDPRLLLVKNSMGREEPLMVFNAFQRKIDQTTLSEEGQMNVTFGFYRSMFLCWPFQFQMGKADVEGVRNDATDHIIYNKIVELRRENTHRLGIQKNWSPFIDLTERGDHYDKHIYFVYRWANLEILKCKLTDFSKNGESQCSFVYKRDPKLSEDADVGALRGGTELIQVDIGGDKAWVGFPRAHLMKCGCGMNMYRPNLAVLVQHGHDYKISHISSFMSLDIPVSGWRVPEKKCTKYEADVLIPNGISYWEKHGDDDYLSLTLSVADDSVHVIQIKNLLQQVKDMTKTENSNLGYHENSIECAIKMSEDFCKKYGNEQKKLQIAQSRKTER from the coding sequence CTTGTGATCTTCCCCAAGGTGTACCAACATTTTACTGGGAACTTCAGTGAGCTCTATCGTGAGCAGTACGGCTATGATTTTGTTAACAATGCGGATGTAATCCAGTACTCTGGGAATTCATCTAGCTTATCTCACTATACCATCAATCAGAAGTACAAACAGCATCCAGTAGCCGTATTTGATGCGAATACCGAATCAGAAAAGTGCAGCGAGATGAAGAACACTCACAATTTGCAAATTTCCGGCTATGATGAGCTCAACCTTAATTTAGATAGTATGGCCAAACAGCTATTGCACCAGCTTGAGCATGACGAATCGTTTATTGAACTAAGAGGCTTTTTCAAAGACGATATTAAAACACAACTACGAAAAAGAGTACTCCTGAaacatttcttcaagtttgcaGGAACTTCGGTCTGGTTGGAAGATCACGGAGTGCATTTCATGATTTCACGAGTCCAATACAGCTCAGGTGGCCTGAAAAGTAGCCCGACCATGAGCTTGACATATGCTCAAGTATTCAACGAGAAATGgaaggagttgaaggatGTAGAATTGATAGTACCCTCAAGAACTCCCAACAGTGATGAACCCATGGTGTACAAGAGTATGAAATTCCCATCCTTCCTTCCAATACCTTTCTACCATAACGTAAATTTCCAAGATGGTAGATTCTATGGACCAGAGGATCCTAGACTCTTGTTAGTGAAGAATTCCATGGGACGCGAGGAACCATTAATGGTTTTCAATGCGTTCCAGCGTAAAATTGACCAAACTACTCTATCAGAAGAGGGACAGATGAATGTGACCTTCGGGTTCTATCGTCTGATGTTCCTCTGCTGGCCATTCCAATTTCAAATGGGCAAAGCTGATGTTGAAGGAGTCAGAAACGATGCCACAGACCACATCATATACAATAAAATTGTAGAGTTGAGACGAGAAAACACCCATAGATTGGGTATACAGAAGAACTGGAGTCCATTTATAGACTTGACGGAAAGAGGCGACCACTACGACAAGCACATATACTTTGTCTACAGATGGGCGAATTTGGAGATCTTGAAATGTAAGCTCACtgatttctccaagaatGGAGAATCACAATGCTCATTTGTGTATAAGCGAGATCCTAAATTGAGTGAAGATGCCGATGTCGGAGCTCTCAGAGGTGGCACGGAACTTATTCAAGTAGATATTGGAGGTGATAAAGCTTGGGTGGGATTTCCTCGAGCACATTTAATGAAATGTGGATGTGGTATGAACATGTACAGACCTAATTTGGCAGTCCTAGTTCAGCATGGGCACGATTATAAAATCAGCcacatttcttcatttatGTCTCTTGATATACCTGTTTCTGGATGGAGAGTACCGGAAAAGAAATGTACTAAATACGAGGCTGATGTGTTAATTCCCAATGGAATTTCTTACTGGGAGAAACACGGAGACGATGACTATTTGTCTTTAACACTTTCGGTTGCAGATGATTCTGTTCACGTAATCcagatcaagaatttgctCCAGCAAGTCAAGGATATGACCAAAACAGAGAATAGCAATTTAGGATACCATGAGAATTCTATAGAATGTGCTATTAAGATGTCTGAAGAtttttgcaaaaaataCGGAAACGAGcaaaagaagttgcaaaTAGCCCAGAGTAGAAAGACAGAGAGATGA
- the WDR6 gene encoding conserved hypothetical protein — protein sequence HYGPVTALKVHSQYVLAGYGCILKLFKINTISNQTSLIFTQQVFKKNKIHHITVSPEGSKVVVSGGRSFAVLDLKQLTSNSSVSVTEKAINEWITTSEFLNENLLLILNSHNTIYQIDVSQSSTTQNFVLVEKVDCNEKSILYSGSIRVLADHRVLVAAGTVMSGVLIWDMNSRQILHNLTEHEGSIFGVKIDKTGRYIVSCSDDRSIKLYNFENGALLATGWGHGSRIWTLEFFHDQSNGIKLMSGGEDCTVRIWKYLDGQEILTQEELWENAHRGKHVWSGDLDDISLQICVTGGADGRIRLHDISGRSTREEYRLDYIFETSGLKLQKNEIIKQYFLLSQLNSLIILTSHGSLILFNEVSKLFSKIQLDAEETARFTNFGVMKGFDNINTVVLCTRNGSFLILEFSSTDVQPNKYWVEDEHLQGNKVTNFMAQADEESNKYYLFLDSPNPKIPFILKEFTTIDNRFTYVSTKLLNQPQQASFTTTDMVIDMKNKWLVLGSRYVTVAVYDLDSDEETLELQLIEKKLSAGDTITSVSIIESKRNEISVLLTVRDGVYMFAKILKDEAGELSLNVHHHNKISRGFIEGGCLVANDLILYGFKSSYFYVWNESKQIEITNELCGGSHRQWELFKNDSDFKFIYINKSSLYIKHYKSRFTEARGLLNDGTHGREIRDVSICTETLADNSRLIMSASEDTTVRLSKLHANGEIENFWSLNNHVSGLQRVKFMSRNFVGSSAANEEFYIWKLDTFNDNVPISVEYARLKPSSDNPDLRVMDFDSFPYKNGFIIATVYSDSNIKILYFDIPTKKFDLLLNDFYTTCCILNVHFLTVGTSTYLQIGATDGHLTIWDPNKFEKAIIKQQLHQNGIKGLLLTPKKNGYRIITGGDDNALVYSQLSQSEDGQLSLEVKDFVEGAASSTITSISAASGETFIVTSVDQIIRKWNLVNEKLTVESARYTTIADTGCSDSTVVNGESIIVIGGAGLSSWKC from the exons CATTATGGTCCAGTCACTGCCTTGAAAGTCCACTCACAATATGTTTTGGCTGGTTATGGCTGTATtttgaaacttttcaagatAAATACCATCTCGAACCAAACCAGTCTCATTTTCACCCAGCaagttttcaagaaaaacaaaattCACCATATCACTGTAAGTCCAGAAGGAAGTAAGGTAGTAGTAAGTGGTGGTAGATCTTTTGCAGTTTTGGATCTCAAGCAATTGACCTCAAACTCTTCTGTCTCTGTAACTGAAAAAGCTATCAATGAATGGATCACTACttctgaattcttgaacgaAAACCTCCTTTTAATTTTGAACTCGCACAATACCATCTACCAAATTGATGTTTCACAACTGTCAACCACTCAGAACTTTGTTTTAGTGGAAAAAGTCGATTGTAACGAAAAGTCGATTTTGTACAGTGGCTCCATTAGAGTGCTAGCCGACCATCGAGTATTGGTAGCAGCTGGAACTGTCATGAGCGGAGTCCTCATCTGGGATATGAATTCGAGACAGATTCTCCACAATTTGACGGAACATGAAGGCTCCATTTTTGGTGTAAAGATCGACAAAACAGGTAGATACATTGTATCTTGTTCTGATGATAGGTCTATAAAGTTGTACAACTTTGAGAATGGGGCTCTTTTGGCAACTGGATGGGGTCATGGTTCGAGAATATGGACTCTTGAATTTTTCCATGACCAATCTAATGGCATCAAATTGATGAGTGGAGGCGAGGATTGCACCGTCAGAATCTGGAAGTACTTAGATGGCCAAGAGATTTTGACCCAAGAAGAGTTATGGGAAAATGCTCATAGAGGTAAGCATGTCTGGTCAGGAGACTTGGATGATATTAGCCTACAGATTTGTGTTACCGGTGGAGCAGATGGTAGAATAAGACTTCATGATATACTGGGTAGAAGTACCAGAGAAGAGTACAGATTAGATTATATCTTTGAAACTTCTGGTTTGAAACTCCAAAAGAACGAAATTATCAAACAATACTTCTTGTTATCACAATTGAACTCCTTGATCATTTTGACGTCCCACGGTAGTCTCATTTTGTTTAATGAAGTCCTGAAATTATTCTCTAAAATACAGCTTGATGCCGAGGAGACTGCCAGATTCACAAATTTCGGTGTAATGAAGGGATTTGATAACATCAATACTGTAGTGTTATGTACCCGTAACGGCAGTTTCTtgattcttgaattttcttcaactgatGTTCAACCAAATAAATATTGGGTTGAAGACGAACACTTGCAAGGCAATAAGGTTACCAACTTTATGGCTCAAGCAGACGAGGAAAGTAACAAGTATTACCTTTTTCTTGACTCTCCTAACCCAAAAATTCCTTTCATTTTGAAAGAATTCACAACTATAGACAATAGATTCACCTACGTTAGCACTAAGCTCTTGAATCAACCACAGCAGGCTAGTTTTACTACAACTGACATGGTGATTGACATGAAGAACAAATGGTTGGTTTTGGGCTCAAGATATGTTACTGTAGCAGTATATGACTTGGattctgacgaagaaactTTGGAATTGCAGTTGATAGAAAAAAAGCTTTCTGCTGGTGACACTATTACTTCGGTTTCCATAATCGAAAGTAAGAGAAACGAAATCTCTGTGTTGCTTACTGTTAGGGATGGAGTGTACATGTTTGCAAAGATTTTGAAAGATGAAGCTGGCGAGTTGTCACTAAATGTTCATCACCATAATAAGATCTCCAGAGGTTTCATTGAAGGAGGTTGTCTTGTTgccaacgacttgatccTCTACGGATTTAAGTCTTCCTATTTCTACGTTTGGAACGAATCGAAACAAATAGAAATTACCAATGAACTCTGTGGTGGGTCTCATAGGCAATGGgaattattcaaaaatgattctgatttcaaattcatctACATTAACAAGTCAAGTTTATATATCAAACATTACAAATCAAGATTCACTGAAGCCAGAGGTTTGTTGAATGACGGAACTCATGGAAGAGAAATTAGGGACGTTAGCATTTGTACAGAAACTTTGGCTGATAACTCCAGATTGATAATGTCAGCTTCGGAAGATACCACAGTTAGATTGAGCAAGTTACACGCCAACGGAGAAATCGAGAACTTCTGGAGTTTGAACAATCATGTTTCGGGATTACAAAGAGTCAAATTCATGAGCCGAAACTTTGTTGGAAGCTCTGCTGCAAACGAAGAATTCTATATTTGGAAATTGGATACCTTCAATGATAATGTGCCAATTTCTGTGGAATACGCCAGATTGAAGCCTTCAAGTGACAATCCTGACTTGCGTGTCATGgattttgattctttccCATACAAGAATGGTTTCATAATTGCCACAGTATATTCGGATTCCAACATCAAAATTTTGTACTTCGATATCccaaccaagaagtttgACTTGCTTCTTAATGATTTCTACACAACTTGTTGCATCTTGAACGTTCACTTCTTGACAGTCGGCACTAGCACTTACTTGCAAATTGGAGCTACCGATGGTCATCTTACTATTTGGGAT CCTaacaagtttgaaaaagcTATTATCAAACAGCAATTGCACCAGAACGGTATCAAGGGCTTGTTGCTTACACCCAAAAAGAACGGCTATAGGATAATTACCGGTGGTGACGACAATGCACTTGTATACTCTCAATTGAGTCAATCTGAAGATGGCCAACTAAGCCtagaagtcaaagattTTGTAGAGGGTGCAgcttcatctacaattaCATCCATTTCGGCTGCTTCAGGGGAAACTTTCATTGTGACATCAGTAGATCAAATTATCAGGAAATGGAATTTGGTCAATGAGAAATTGACTGTAGAATCTGCCAGATACACCACGATTGCTGATACTGGATGCAGTGATTCCACTGTCGTGAACGGCGAGTCCATAATAGTCATTGGTGGTGCTGGTCTTAGTAGCTGGAAATGCTAA
- a CDS encoding predicted protein, with translation MITPEAFRSSLVKITRWTPQTIPSRVLVALSGGVDSICLTYLLSQYSRLYCNNAIAINAITIDHGYRSGSNEEAKAVGKLVEKWGVQHIVKKLEYEKLPTEYSNFEEIARMKRYEKFEETCHQSDASHLFVAHNLNDQLETFIQRLQGNSSIYGLAGLKAQTSLPVQSQLPSAEKERISVIRPLLSFEKSEIIDTCKQQNISWFEDSTNMDINLTKRNYLRHLINVAIPEKLAANDKYISISKAKLIESHEEITEMVESLEEKVDSLDQMAKTNGLLAVDPRNGSLSLKLSNDILTEDNIVIVGKYLYQLLYPFSSIRHYHWAYAKLERQLVPRIVQFAHSTGDSKLTYLNLTIILKNENGITTLDISRQPILRGALKEIAYEVDLTAEWSKWTLFDRRFWLRFKTSLFNGCKVTVAPYNHKEHKSKLHPDLEQQKALRFSKDMNNVPVVFHNDQIIAFPTYSMCFSQPMLEWEWHQKDNVYRL, from the coding sequence ATGATTACACCCGAAGCTTTCAGGCTGCTGTTGGTGAAAATCACACGATGGACTCCTCAGACAATACCGTCGCGTGTACTTGTTGCGCTTTCCGGTGGTGTTGATTCGATCTGCCTCACGTATTTGCTTCTGCAATACAGCAGACTTTACTGCAACAATGCCATAGCCATAAATGCTATAACCATAGACCATGGATATCGTTCCGGTTccaatgaagaagcaaaagcCGTGGGAAAACTAGTGGAGAAATGGGGAGTTCAGCATATTGTAAAAAAGCTAGAGTACGAGAAACTTCCTACTGAGTATTCgaactttgaagaaatagcTAGAATGAAAAGGTATGAAAAGTTCGAAGAAACTTGTCACCAATCGGACGCTTCACATTTGTTTGTAGCTCACAATTTGAACGACCAATTGGAAACGTTTATCCAGAGATTGCAGGGGAATTCGTCAATTTATGGACTTGCTGGGTTGAAAGCCCAAACCTCTTTACCAGTCCAGCTGCAACTTCCGTCTGCagagaaggaaagaattTCAGTCATCAGGCCATTGTTACTGTTTGAAAAGTCAGAGATCATTGATACTTGTAAACAACAGAATATTTCGTGGTTTGAGGACTCGACAAATATGGACATAAACTTGACAAAACGTAACTACTTGCGACATCTCATAAACGTAGCTATTCCTGAGAAACTAGCAGCAAATGATAAGTATATTCTGATAAGCaaagccaagttgatcgAACTGCATGAAGAAATTACTGAAATGGTAGAGTCTCTAGAAGAAAAGGTAGATCTGTTGGATCAAATGGCGAAAACAAATGGACTACTCGCTGTAGATCCTCGTAATGGAAGTTTGTCATTAAAGTTGAGTAATGATATTCTCACAGAAGAtaatattgttattgtGGGCAAGTATTTGtatcaacttctttatCCCTTTTCATCAATACGACACTACCATTGGGCTTACGCTAAGCTTGAACGTCAATTGGTACCCAGAATTGTGCAATTTGCACACTCGACTGGAGATTCCAAGCTAACGTATCTAAACTTAACAATCATTCtcaagaatgaaaatggaaTAACTACACTAGACATTTCAAGACAGCCAATACTACGTGGTGCTTTGAAGGAGATAGCTTACGAGGTTGACCTTACCGCAGAATGGTCTAAGTGGACACTTTTTGATAGACGATTCTGGCTACGTTTCAAGACTTCTCTTTTTAACGGATGCAAAGTAACTGTAGCTCCATACAATCATAAAGAACATAAATCGAAGCTACATCCAGATTTAGAACAGCAAAAGGCTTTGCGATTCTCCAAGGATATGAACAATGTTCCCGTTGTTTTCCATAACGACCAAATCATAGCATTTCCTACATATTCAATGTgtttttcgcagccaatGTTGGAATGGGAATGGCACCAAAAAGATAACGTATATAGACTATAG